The following proteins are encoded in a genomic region of Fusarium oxysporum f. sp. lycopersici 4287 chromosome 1, whole genome shotgun sequence:
- a CDS encoding cystathionine gamma-lyase — translation MSAAPLNSDPVATPPRPPSPVHSFGTLAVHAGAPHDPATGAVIESISLSTTFAQSAVGKPVGEYEYSRSSNPNRTNFETAVAALEHAKYALAFSSGSATTATILQSLAAGSHVISVSDVYGGTHRYFTQVAKAHGVKVTFTPEIEVDISEHITPDTRLIWIESPSNPTLRLVDVRAVVSEAHKHGVLVVVDNTFLSPYVQNPLDFGADIVVHSVTKYINGHSDVVMGVAAFNSDELKNRLSFLQNAIGAVPSAFDSWLAHRGLKTLHLRAREASRNADAVARALEASPLVIAVNYPGLDSHPHRHIAKKQHRDGLGGGMLSFRIQGGHAAAERFCQVTKIFTLAESLGGVESLVEVPSSMTHAGIPRDQREAVGIFDDLVRISCGVEDAQDLTNDVLQALEKATSAAKTNGFNGNGNGVNGS, via the coding sequence ATGTCGGCTGCTCCTCTCAACTCGGACCCTGTGGCCACCCCACCTCGCCCTCCGTCCCCCGTCCACAGCTTCGGTACTCTCGCCGTCCACGCCGGCGCTCCACATGACCCCGCTACCGGCGCCGTGATTGAGTCCATCTCTCTGTCGACCACATTTGCTCAGTCCGCCGTTGGCAAGCCCGTTGGCGAGTATGAGTACTCCAGATCCTCCAATCCCAACCGTACCAACTTCGAGACCGCTGTTGCTGCTCTCGAGCACGCCAAGTACGCCCTCGCTTTCTCCTCCGGTTCCGCCACCACCGCCACTATCCTCCAGAGTCTCGCTGCCGGCAGCCATGTCATCTCCGTCTCCGATGTCTACGGAGGTACCCACCGATACTTCACTCAGGTCGCAAAGGCCCACGGCGTCAAGGTGACCTTCACACCGGAGATCGAGGTCGATATCAGCGAGCACATTACCCCCGATACCCGTCTGATCTGGATCGAGAGTCCTAGCAACCCTACCCTGCGCCTTGTCGATGTCCGAGCTGTTGTTTCTGAGGCCCACAAGCACGGTGTCCTCGTCGTTGTTGACAACACTTTCCTCTCCCCTTACGTCCAGAACCCGCTCGATTTCGGTGCCGACATCGTTGTCCACAGTGTCACCAAGTATATCAACGGTCACAGTGATGTGGTCATGGGTGTTGCtgctttcaacagcgacgaGCTCAAGAACCGTCTGAGCTTCCTTCAGAACGCCATTGGCGCTGTACCCTCAGCATTTGACTCCTGGCTTGCTCACCGTGGTCTGAAGACTCTGCATCTGCGAGCTCGTGAGGCCAGCCGCAACGCTGACGCTGTAGCCCGAGCTCTCGAGGCTTCTCCTCTGGTCATTGCCGTCAACTACCCCGGTCTTGACTCTCACCCTCACCGACATatcgccaagaagcagcatCGTGATGGTCTGGGTGGCGGCATGCTCTCATTCCGCATCCAGGGTGGTCACGCTGCCGCTGAGCGTTTCTGCCAGGTGACGAAGATCTTCACTCTCGCTGAGagtcttggtggtgttgagagtCTGGTCGAAGTTCCCAGCAGCATGACTCATGCCGGTATCCCTCGAGATCAGCGTGAGGCTGTCGGTATTTTCGACGACCTTGTCCGCATCAGCTGCGGTGTTGAGGACGCCCAGGACCTTACCAATGACGTTCTCCAGGCCCTCGAGAAGGCTACATCCGCGGCCAAGACCAACGGTTTCAACGGCAACGGAAATGGCGTCAACGGCTCCTAG